A stretch of Gemmatimonas aurantiaca T-27 DNA encodes these proteins:
- the rpoN gene encoding RNA polymerase factor sigma-54, whose product MRTGLQQTTGLRQELKVNPRLYQAMDLLYMPLLDLQQHLKQELLTNPFLELVEPEDEEEDSSDADDVPEPQDMAEPEAPAEPEPEKSGDDEVDWEAVLLDGFETGGQREEHEQQEWHEPVTVAGRDLADHLTEQLSLLALSPRQAFMAEEFVGNINDDGYLACTLEEIRDGANQVLRREAEERDIDGEVPEFSEEEIEALLLIIQELDPPGVGARNLRECLLLQLRADGQADSLAGRLVAEAFEELIARRWGEVAKRFGISPQAVQAAADEIAKLDPKPGLRFSAGSDNYIIPDLVVEKIDGYYHIFLNDGNLPRLKISRIYTDIARDKKRFDTESKDFIATKLNSANWMIQAIEQRRQTMLKVMHYIVDRQREFFERGVQGLRPLTLREVAEAVGMHESTVSRVTNEKFVQTPRGVLPLKFFFSSGLSTSDGDDVSARGIKDQIEKLVSGEDPRNPLTDQAIVEILQETGVQIARRTVAKYRDQLGVLPARMRKRV is encoded by the coding sequence ATGAGGACGGGCCTGCAGCAGACGACCGGTCTCCGTCAGGAGCTCAAGGTCAATCCACGCCTGTACCAGGCGATGGATCTGCTGTACATGCCCCTCCTCGATTTGCAGCAGCACCTCAAGCAGGAGCTGCTGACCAATCCGTTCCTCGAATTGGTCGAGCCCGAAGACGAAGAAGAAGACTCGTCCGACGCCGATGATGTGCCCGAACCGCAGGACATGGCGGAACCGGAAGCGCCCGCTGAGCCGGAACCCGAAAAGTCCGGCGATGATGAAGTGGACTGGGAAGCCGTGCTGCTCGATGGCTTCGAGACGGGCGGTCAGCGCGAGGAGCACGAGCAGCAGGAGTGGCACGAACCGGTGACGGTCGCGGGTCGCGATCTCGCGGACCATCTCACGGAACAGCTCTCACTGCTGGCCCTGTCGCCTCGTCAGGCCTTCATGGCCGAAGAATTCGTCGGCAACATCAACGACGACGGGTATCTGGCGTGCACGTTGGAGGAGATTCGCGACGGCGCCAACCAGGTGTTGCGGCGTGAGGCGGAAGAGCGCGACATCGACGGCGAAGTTCCGGAGTTCTCCGAAGAAGAAATCGAAGCGCTGCTGCTGATCATTCAGGAACTCGATCCGCCAGGCGTCGGCGCGCGCAATCTGCGCGAATGCCTGTTGCTGCAACTGCGCGCCGATGGTCAGGCGGACTCGCTCGCCGGTCGTCTGGTGGCCGAGGCATTCGAGGAGTTGATCGCGCGTCGATGGGGAGAAGTGGCCAAGCGTTTTGGCATCAGCCCGCAGGCCGTGCAGGCCGCCGCCGATGAAATCGCGAAGCTGGATCCCAAGCCGGGGCTGCGCTTCAGCGCCGGCAGCGACAACTACATCATCCCGGATCTCGTCGTCGAGAAGATCGATGGGTACTACCACATCTTCCTGAACGACGGCAACCTCCCGCGGCTCAAGATCTCGCGCATCTATACGGATATCGCGCGCGACAAGAAGCGCTTCGATACCGAGAGCAAGGATTTCATCGCCACGAAGCTCAACTCGGCCAACTGGATGATCCAGGCCATCGAGCAGCGGCGTCAGACGATGCTCAAGGTGATGCACTACATCGTCGATCGGCAGCGCGAATTTTTCGAGCGCGGCGTGCAGGGGCTGCGGCCGCTCACCTTGCGCGAAGTGGCCGAAGCGGTGGGCATGCATGAATCCACCGTGAGCCGCGTGACCAACGAGAAGTTCGTGCAGACGCCGCGTGGGGTGCTGCCACTCAAGTTCTTCTTCTCGAGTGGTCTCTCCACGTCCGATGGCGACGACGTGTCGGCCCGTGGGATCAAGGACCAGATCGAAAAGCTGGTGTCCGGCGAAGATCCGCGGAACCCGCTCACCGACCAGGCGATCGTGGAGATTCTGCAGGAAACCGGTGTGCAGATTGCGCGACGCACGGTGGCCAAGTACCGTGACCAACTCGGCGTGCTGCCTGCGCGCATGCGCAAGCGCGTCTGA
- a CDS encoding glycosyltransferase family 2 protein produces MAVSTAPQHPDTERLVRRVGRAPVDVSVLVPAKDEAGNLALFVELCDAMIRTQTARYEVIVVDDGSTDGSWALLQDLRARYDFLHPVRHRAQRGIAEALRSGYLHAAGRVLVFYPADLQFKPEDIPSLVNPILAGESDMVTGFKQGKYEKAFVSRIYNGLSRSLFDIPVRDLNNVKAYTRDIMAALPMRPDFHRYMIVMAAAQGFTVTEVPIPLYARHSGRSKFGLSRIPVGVLDMVAVWFELRFGQKPLLAFGMLGVALFALGVLSGLGALGWLAMTGQGQRWVWTVIQTCLILGSVFFATGLLGEQIAQQRAEVRELRRELDDIGSDLNGHLDNRRDATSRD; encoded by the coding sequence ATGGCCGTCAGCACCGCTCCCCAACATCCCGATACCGAACGTCTCGTGCGCCGCGTCGGCCGTGCACCGGTTGATGTCAGCGTGCTGGTGCCCGCCAAGGATGAAGCGGGCAACCTGGCGTTGTTCGTCGAGCTGTGTGACGCGATGATCCGCACGCAGACGGCGCGCTATGAAGTGATCGTCGTCGATGATGGTTCCACCGATGGAAGCTGGGCGCTGCTGCAGGACCTCCGGGCCCGCTACGACTTTCTGCATCCCGTGCGTCATCGCGCGCAGCGTGGCATCGCCGAAGCGTTGCGCAGCGGCTATCTGCATGCGGCCGGTCGGGTGCTCGTGTTCTATCCGGCCGATCTGCAATTCAAGCCGGAAGATATTCCGAGCCTGGTGAACCCGATTCTCGCCGGGGAGTCGGATATGGTCACCGGCTTCAAGCAGGGCAAGTACGAAAAGGCCTTCGTGTCACGCATCTACAATGGGTTGAGCCGCTCGCTCTTCGATATCCCGGTGCGCGATCTCAACAACGTGAAGGCGTACACACGCGATATCATGGCCGCATTGCCCATGCGACCGGACTTTCATCGCTACATGATCGTGATGGCGGCTGCGCAGGGCTTCACGGTCACCGAAGTGCCCATTCCGCTGTATGCCCGTCACTCGGGTCGCTCCAAATTTGGTTTGTCGCGCATTCCGGTTGGTGTGCTCGATATGGTGGCGGTGTGGTTCGAACTGCGCTTCGGTCAAAAGCCGCTGCTGGCATTTGGCATGTTGGGTGTGGCCCTCTTCGCGCTCGGCGTACTGTCGGGCCTTGGAGCGCTGGGCTGGCTCGCCATGACTGGCCAGGGACAGCGGTGGGTATGGACCGTCATCCAGACCTGCCTCATTCTCGGCTCGGTCTTTTTTGCCACCGGATTGCTCGGTGAACAGATCGCCCAGCAGCGCGCCGAAGTGCGCGAGCTGCGGCGTGAACTCGACGATATCGGCTCGGATCTCAACGGGCACCTCGACAACCGTCGCGACGCCACGTCGCGCGACTGA
- the lptB gene encoding LPS export ABC transporter ATP-binding protein translates to MAESATRRGPIENGSILSAQGLVKVYRGRKVVNDVALRVAQGEIVGLLGPNGAGKTTTFYMLVGLIEPQLGRIHLDGKDITKMPMYQRARQGIGYLSQEPSIFRKLTVEENILAILETLPLSKEERAKRLESLLDELKIKHLRKSRAYQLSGGERRRLEITRALVTEPKFMMLDEPFAGVDPIAVHDIQSIVADLRTRGIGVLISDHNVEQTLDIVDRAYIMFEGQVKVSGTVRELVFDEAVAKDYLGPTLSARLRSRFIESEERSEAPKVEDPDEVLTV, encoded by the coding sequence GTGGCGGAGTCGGCAACCAGACGAGGTCCCATTGAAAACGGGTCGATCCTGAGCGCGCAGGGACTCGTGAAGGTGTACCGCGGTCGCAAGGTCGTGAACGACGTGGCACTCCGCGTCGCCCAGGGCGAGATCGTGGGCCTGCTGGGCCCCAACGGCGCCGGCAAAACCACCACGTTCTACATGCTGGTGGGGCTCATCGAACCGCAGCTCGGACGCATCCATCTCGATGGCAAGGACATCACCAAGATGCCCATGTACCAGCGAGCGAGGCAGGGCATCGGGTACCTGTCGCAAGAGCCGTCGATCTTCCGCAAACTCACCGTGGAAGAGAACATTCTGGCGATCCTCGAAACGCTCCCGCTGTCGAAGGAAGAACGGGCGAAGCGCCTGGAGTCGCTGCTCGATGAGCTCAAGATCAAGCATCTGCGCAAGAGTCGCGCCTATCAGCTCTCCGGTGGTGAACGCCGGCGTCTCGAGATCACGCGCGCACTGGTCACCGAGCCGAAGTTCATGATGCTCGATGAACCCTTCGCCGGTGTCGACCCGATCGCGGTGCACGACATCCAGTCCATCGTGGCCGACCTGCGCACACGCGGCATCGGCGTGCTGATCTCCGATCACAACGTCGAACAGACGCTCGATATCGTCGATCGCGCATACATCATGTTCGAGGGACAGGTGAAGGTGTCGGGCACCGTGCGTGAACTCGTGTTCGACGAAGCCGTCGCCAAGGACTACCTTGGCCCCACACTCTCGGCGCGCCTGCGGTCCCGGTTCATCGAGAGTGAAGAGCGCAGTGAAGCCCCGAAGGTCGAAGACCCGGACGAGGTGCTCACCGTATGA
- a CDS encoding glycosyltransferase yields MSGSPRVLFVTHNAPRYVGDAAGSFVLRLAHALQQQGAQVDILAPGAAGLAPHEQLEGVSITRVRYADDQDMTLAYEGNMAELVRASWRGKRSLVQLMLAMRRTTARTLDAARRAGMPYDIVHAHWWFPAALSLWHLRARTAVGTPLVITMHGSDVRLAERTAPAHPLMRAVLGEAAIRTAVSSWLADTAQRIAPAAPVLVSPMPVDMRLFREKPVPPPPREGVLFVGRLNAQKGIADLLDAMARPALAGVPLHVVGDGPDRAALEARARAAGLEHRITWHRVLSQSELVPLYRAARVVAMPSRAEGLGLVAVEAQLCGTPVVAYADGGLPDVVHPDRGGTLVTVGDIDALARAIALTLENAERAEQLGAIAREDMLARFSPEAAAQRYLRHYQDARGHDTHREHDS; encoded by the coding sequence GTGTCCGGCTCGCCGCGCGTCCTCTTCGTCACGCACAACGCGCCACGCTACGTGGGCGATGCGGCCGGATCCTTTGTGCTGCGTCTCGCGCATGCCTTGCAGCAACAGGGAGCGCAGGTGGATATCCTGGCGCCCGGTGCCGCCGGCCTCGCGCCCCACGAGCAGCTCGAAGGGGTATCGATCACGCGGGTGCGATACGCCGACGATCAGGACATGACGCTGGCCTATGAAGGCAACATGGCCGAGTTGGTACGCGCGTCGTGGCGGGGCAAGCGATCGCTGGTGCAGTTGATGCTTGCGATGCGGCGCACGACCGCGCGGACACTCGATGCCGCACGCCGCGCCGGAATGCCCTACGATATCGTGCACGCACATTGGTGGTTTCCCGCGGCGTTGTCGCTCTGGCATCTGCGGGCGCGCACGGCGGTGGGGACACCACTCGTCATCACAATGCACGGGTCCGATGTGCGCCTCGCCGAACGGACGGCGCCGGCGCACCCGCTCATGCGCGCCGTGCTGGGGGAAGCGGCCATCCGCACCGCCGTATCGTCCTGGCTCGCCGACACCGCGCAGCGCATCGCTCCCGCGGCGCCCGTGCTGGTATCGCCGATGCCGGTGGACATGCGGTTGTTCCGCGAGAAGCCGGTGCCGCCTCCGCCCCGCGAAGGTGTGCTCTTTGTTGGCCGACTCAACGCGCAGAAAGGCATTGCCGATCTGCTCGACGCGATGGCGCGTCCGGCACTCGCTGGCGTTCCCTTGCACGTGGTAGGTGATGGTCCCGATCGCGCCGCACTGGAAGCACGCGCAAGAGCGGCGGGTCTCGAGCATCGCATCACCTGGCACCGAGTATTGTCCCAATCGGAGCTCGTGCCACTGTATCGGGCCGCCCGCGTGGTGGCCATGCCGTCCCGCGCCGAAGGACTCGGCCTCGTCGCCGTGGAAGCGCAGTTGTGTGGCACACCCGTTGTGGCCTATGCCGATGGCGGCCTACCCGATGTGGTCCATCCCGACCGCGGCGGTACGCTCGTCACCGTGGGTGACATCGACGCGTTGGCTCGGGCCATCGCGCTCACGCTTGAAAACGCGGAGCGCGCCGAACAGCTCGGAGCCATCGCGCGGGAAGACATGCTGGCCCGGTTCTCACCCGAGGCCGCCGCACAGCGCTACCTCCGGCACTACCAGGATGCACGAGGTCATGACACACACCGTGAGCACGACTCATGA